The following are from one region of the Desulfonatronum thiosulfatophilum genome:
- a CDS encoding hydrogenase small subunit, which produces MKISVGLAKEGAVERLENRGVNRRDFMKFCATVAAVMGMEASFAKQVAAALTNPRRPSVVYFHFAECTGCSMAVVRTVNPYIDELLLDTISMDYHETLMAAAGDAAEDALHQAVTSPHGFIAVVEGAIPTKDNGVYGMVGGHTMLEMAEKYLPKAKAVIAIGACANFGGIQAAHPNPTESMGVNELMKHLNLPVQAINVAGCPPNPYNFVGTVVHLLTEGMPALDSLNRPRMFFGESVHELCERLDHFYNYEFAMSFDSEEARNGWCLYEVGCKGPDTYNNCPKIKFNETNWPVEAGHPCIGCSEPKFWDQLSPFYEPTFSFVSDNSNNKRGRS; this is translated from the coding sequence ATGAAAATCAGTGTCGGCTTGGCAAAGGAAGGAGCCGTTGAACGGCTCGAAAACCGCGGCGTGAATCGGCGAGATTTCATGAAGTTTTGCGCTACTGTCGCTGCGGTCATGGGCATGGAGGCCTCGTTTGCCAAGCAGGTGGCGGCGGCGCTCACCAATCCTCGCAGGCCATCCGTGGTCTACTTCCATTTTGCGGAATGCACCGGTTGCTCCATGGCCGTGGTTCGTACGGTCAACCCCTATATCGACGAACTGCTCCTGGACACCATCTCGATGGATTATCATGAAACATTGATGGCCGCGGCCGGCGACGCAGCGGAAGACGCCCTGCATCAGGCCGTAACCTCGCCCCATGGATTCATCGCCGTAGTCGAAGGCGCCATCCCCACCAAGGACAATGGAGTCTATGGCATGGTCGGCGGACATACCATGCTGGAGATGGCCGAGAAATATCTGCCCAAGGCCAAGGCCGTGATCGCCATCGGCGCATGCGCGAACTTCGGCGGCATCCAGGCGGCTCACCCCAATCCCACTGAGTCCATGGGCGTAAACGAACTGATGAAACACCTCAACCTGCCGGTGCAGGCAATCAACGTGGCCGGCTGTCCGCCCAACCCTTACAACTTCGTCGGCACTGTGGTCCATTTGCTGACCGAAGGCATGCCGGCGCTGGATTCCCTGAACCGTCCGCGAATGTTCTTCGGCGAATCCGTTCACGAACTGTGCGAACGTCTGGACCACTTCTACAACTACGAGTTCGCCATGTCCTTTGATTCCGAAGAGGCGCGAAACGGTTGGTGTCTGTACGAAGTAGGCTGCAAGGGTCCGGATACGTACAACAACTGCCCCAAGATCAAATTCAACGAGACGAACTGGCCCGTGGAAGCCGGTCACCCGTGCATCGGTTGCAGCGAGCCGAAGTTCTGGGATCAATTGAGCCCATTCTATGAGCCGACTTTTAGCTTCGTCTCTGATAATTCAAACAACAAAAGAGGGAGGTCATAA
- a CDS encoding leucyl aminopeptidase: protein MEITLHVQGVHNCEALVFFAFEKEGEMMPAFKTWLGEKGAWLAENPLLIGFSGRKKSVRYFFSPTGTESPMVILVGLGKRDVFMVRELRQAVAAAMGCAADLELKCLGLDVAVLADTGLEATLAVEEAICAVETAAYKFERLKTNDNGPKKNPTEFRLIAAAESEANLRGSMDKARAVGMGLRLTRDLVNMPSNLATPEYLATAARETAKRHDFGIEVLEADEIEALGMGAFAAVFQARREQARLIILDTHPDQGAESQSRTEAAEADKPLVVIGKGITFDTGGISLKPSQGMEEMKGDMAGAAAVIGFFEAYGQLKSRRRVVGIIPCTENLTGSRAIKPGEVVKTFSGKSVEIVNTDAEGRLLLCDVLSYAGKYDPHGIVDLATLTGAMVVALGPQIAGAFTPQKSLSALIREIGERVGEPCWPMPLWEGYQEELKSEVADLKNVGSREGGAIHAAMFLQRFVPKNTPWIHVDIAGPAYSKKKTDLGISGGTGFGVRTLLELVQEWPENFIDDGERS from the coding sequence ATGGAAATTACATTGCACGTACAAGGCGTCCACAATTGTGAGGCGCTTGTTTTTTTTGCTTTTGAAAAGGAAGGCGAGATGATGCCCGCGTTCAAGACCTGGTTGGGCGAAAAGGGCGCGTGGCTGGCTGAGAATCCATTGTTGATCGGTTTTTCCGGGCGCAAGAAATCCGTGCGTTATTTTTTTTCTCCGACGGGCACCGAAAGTCCGATGGTGATTCTGGTGGGATTGGGCAAGCGTGATGTATTCATGGTTCGGGAACTGCGTCAGGCCGTTGCCGCGGCCATGGGCTGCGCCGCGGATCTGGAATTAAAGTGTCTTGGCCTGGATGTTGCCGTTCTGGCCGACACAGGGCTGGAAGCGACCCTGGCTGTGGAAGAGGCGATATGTGCCGTCGAAACGGCAGCCTACAAATTCGAAAGGCTGAAGACCAATGACAACGGCCCGAAAAAGAATCCCACGGAATTTCGACTCATTGCAGCGGCCGAATCAGAAGCGAATCTTCGCGGATCCATGGACAAGGCCAGGGCTGTCGGGATGGGGCTGCGTCTGACCCGCGACCTAGTGAACATGCCTTCCAATCTGGCTACGCCGGAGTATCTGGCGACAGCGGCCCGGGAAACGGCAAAGCGCCATGATTTCGGGATCGAGGTGCTCGAGGCGGATGAAATCGAGGCCCTGGGCATGGGTGCTTTTGCGGCTGTTTTTCAGGCCAGACGGGAACAAGCCCGGTTGATCATCCTGGATACGCATCCGGACCAGGGAGCAGAAAGCCAAAGCCGGACTGAAGCCGCGGAAGCGGACAAGCCCCTGGTGGTCATCGGCAAGGGCATCACTTTCGACACCGGCGGCATTTCCCTCAAACCCAGCCAGGGCATGGAGGAGATGAAGGGCGATATGGCCGGGGCCGCCGCGGTGATCGGTTTTTTTGAGGCCTACGGGCAATTGAAGTCCCGGCGGCGCGTGGTGGGGATCATTCCATGTACGGAAAACCTCACTGGTTCACGGGCCATCAAACCCGGAGAGGTGGTCAAGACCTTTTCCGGCAAGAGCGTGGAGATCGTGAACACGGATGCCGAGGGGCGGCTGCTGCTGTGTGATGTGTTGAGCTATGCCGGAAAATACGATCCGCACGGCATTGTGGACTTGGCCACTCTGACCGGCGCCATGGTCGTGGCCCTGGGACCGCAGATCGCCGGAGCATTCACCCCCCAGAAGTCTCTCTCCGCCCTGATCCGCGAAATCGGAGAGCGGGTCGGCGAACCCTGCTGGCCCATGCCGTTATGGGAAGGATATCAGGAGGAACTCAAGAGTGAAGTGGCGGATCTGAAGAACGTCGGCAGCCGGGAGGGCGGCGCCATCCATGCGGCCATGTTCCTGCAGCGCTTCGTTCCGAAGAACACGCCTTGGATTCACGTGGACATTGCCGGTCCGGCCTATTCAAAGAAGAAAACAGACTTGGGCATTTCCGGCGGCACCGGCTTCGGCGTGCGAACGCTGCTGGAACTGGTTCAGGAGTGGCCCGAGAATTTTATCGACGATGGAGAGCGGAGTTAA
- a CDS encoding RiPP maturation radical SAM C-methyltransferase: MKEVKAKVAVMRPLILVSAPWALYNRPSIQLGALKAHLRQCFPDLPVRAEHFHLQAAAHIGYPLYQAVSERTWIAECVAAALLFPEQAPRIEQLFARESRQSRVVRQAGLPLLTSALEDACDRFIDGICWGDHGLAGFSVSLCQLTASLYLIRRIKARFPALTVVVGGSTFSGESFETLTGLFPEINHLIRGEGETALADLADAVCRNGAAPDESPLEHHQVCQIQDLDSLPAPDFDEYFALLQSLAREKRFFPVLPVEASRGCWWQKTVDDSSARGCAFCNLNLQWRGYRAKSAGKIVAEIEHLSDRHKVLAFSFMDNLLPRKGAGELFVSLADSGKQYRLFGEIRADTPANMLAAMRRVGMRELQVGVEALSSRLLARMNKGSSALDNIEMMRHCEALGMHHGGNLLMSFPGSTAEEIRETLDNLEYAAHFRPLKPVSFWLGLESPVFQRPDQYGIRLTGNDPRWSALFPASVIEGMRLMIQGYSGSRGAQRRMWAPVAARVQQWSREYDMLMRGPDPEPVLGYQDGRDFLIITQRKAHGTSAVHRLPQASRQVYLFCRTSRSREQIQARFPRLPADKLENFLRMMLDKRLMFEEGDRFLSLAVPLERGAESPLFEVP, translated from the coding sequence ATGAAGGAGGTGAAAGCTAAGGTCGCGGTCATGCGGCCCCTGATTCTCGTCTCCGCGCCCTGGGCGCTGTACAACAGGCCTTCCATCCAGCTCGGGGCGCTCAAAGCCCATCTGCGGCAATGCTTTCCGGACCTGCCCGTTCGGGCCGAGCATTTTCATCTCCAGGCCGCGGCGCATATCGGTTATCCTTTGTATCAAGCCGTTTCGGAGCGGACCTGGATCGCGGAATGCGTTGCCGCGGCGCTGCTGTTTCCGGAGCAGGCTCCCCGCATCGAGCAGCTTTTCGCGCGGGAAAGCCGGCAGAGTAGGGTGGTGCGCCAGGCTGGACTGCCGTTATTGACCTCTGCTCTGGAAGATGCCTGTGATCGCTTCATCGACGGCATTTGCTGGGGTGACCATGGTCTGGCCGGGTTCAGCGTCTCCCTTTGTCAGTTGACCGCTTCCCTGTACCTGATCCGTCGCATCAAGGCGCGTTTTCCGGCCCTGACCGTGGTGGTGGGCGGCTCCACCTTTTCCGGGGAATCTTTTGAAACCCTGACCGGTCTGTTTCCGGAAATCAATCACTTGATCCGCGGAGAGGGCGAGACGGCTCTGGCCGATTTGGCGGATGCCGTGTGCCGCAACGGTGCGGCACCGGACGAAAGTCCCCTTGAACATCACCAGGTTTGTCAGATTCAGGATCTGGACAGCCTGCCCGCGCCGGATTTCGACGAATATTTCGCGTTGCTCCAAAGCCTGGCGCGGGAGAAGCGTTTCTTCCCCGTGCTGCCGGTGGAAGCCTCCAGGGGCTGCTGGTGGCAAAAAACCGTTGATGACTCGTCGGCACGGGGCTGCGCTTTCTGCAACCTGAATCTGCAGTGGCGGGGATATCGCGCCAAGTCGGCGGGAAAAATCGTCGCGGAGATCGAACACCTGAGCGACCGGCACAAGGTGCTGGCCTTCTCCTTCATGGACAATCTGCTGCCGCGCAAGGGAGCAGGGGAGCTGTTCGTCTCCCTGGCCGACAGCGGAAAGCAGTACCGGCTGTTCGGAGAGATCCGCGCGGATACGCCCGCGAACATGCTGGCGGCCATGCGCCGGGTCGGGATGCGGGAGCTGCAGGTGGGCGTCGAGGCGCTGAGCAGCAGGCTGCTGGCCAGGATGAACAAGGGCTCCAGCGCACTGGACAATATCGAGATGATGCGCCATTGCGAAGCTCTGGGCATGCATCACGGCGGCAATCTTTTGATGAGTTTTCCCGGCAGCACCGCTGAGGAGATCCGGGAGACCCTGGACAATCTGGAATATGCCGCGCATTTTCGCCCCCTGAAGCCGGTTTCCTTCTGGCTGGGCCTGGAGAGCCCGGTGTTTCAACGGCCCGATCAATACGGCATCCGGCTGACGGGCAATGATCCGCGCTGGAGCGCCCTGTTCCCGGCGTCCGTGATCGAGGGCATGCGGCTGATGATCCAGGGCTACTCCGGAAGTCGGGGAGCGCAGCGCAGGATGTGGGCGCCCGTGGCGGCCAGGGTGCAGCAATGGAGCAGGGAGTACGACATGCTGATGCGCGGACCTGATCCGGAACCGGTTCTGGGATATCAGGACGGCAGGGACTTCCTGATCATCACCCAGAGAAAGGCCCATGGCACAAGCGCGGTTCACCGCCTGCCCCAGGCCTCGCGCCAGGTCTATCTGTTCTGCCGCACCAGTCGATCCCGGGAGCAAATCCAGGCCCGGTTTCCCCGGTTGCCGGCGGACAAGCTGGAAAATTTTCTGCGCATGATGCTGGACAAGCGCCTGATGTTCGAGGAAGGTGATCGATTTCTCAGTCTGGCCGTGCCTTTGGAACGCGGGGCAGAAAGCCCTTTGTTCGAAGTGCCGTAA
- a CDS encoding UDP-glucose 4-epimerase family protein, translating to MDTFKILVTGANGFVGRALCPALRAQGHVVREAVRAEGGTDQVAVGEIDGQTDWSEALPEMEIVVHLAGRAHMTGDRAQAFSAYRRVNLEGTENLARQAAKRGVRRLVFVSSVKVNGEETHGRPFTEDDPSNPEDPYGITKWEAEQALAEVAAETGLETTVLRPPLVHGPGVKGNLLRLLQGIQQNRPFPLGAVVNKRSLIGVDNLCSALCLCVAHPATGTYLVSDSESISSPELVRTLAKAMGRQVRQFAVPVPLMELAAKVIKRKSEFRRLTGSLEVDAGKIQREMGWSPSKSLHDGLNDMVRWYMDSCSN from the coding sequence TTGGATACTTTTAAAATACTTGTTACCGGCGCCAACGGATTCGTGGGACGGGCTCTTTGTCCCGCGCTGCGTGCGCAGGGCCATGTGGTACGGGAGGCCGTTCGCGCCGAGGGCGGGACCGATCAGGTCGCGGTGGGCGAGATCGACGGACAAACCGATTGGTCTGAGGCTTTGCCGGAGATGGAAATCGTCGTGCACCTGGCGGGGCGGGCTCACATGACCGGGGACCGGGCCCAGGCGTTCAGCGCCTATCGCCGCGTCAACTTGGAAGGCACGGAGAACCTGGCCCGACAGGCCGCGAAACGTGGAGTTCGCCGCCTCGTTTTCGTCAGTTCGGTCAAGGTCAACGGCGAAGAAACCCATGGCCGACCCTTTACCGAAGACGATCCGTCCAACCCGGAGGACCCCTATGGGATCACCAAATGGGAGGCCGAACAGGCCCTGGCCGAGGTGGCCGCAGAGACCGGGCTGGAAACGACGGTGTTGCGTCCGCCTCTCGTGCACGGCCCCGGGGTGAAGGGCAATCTCTTGCGCCTGCTGCAGGGCATTCAACAGAATCGCCCATTTCCCCTGGGGGCGGTGGTGAACAAGCGCAGCCTGATCGGGGTGGACAATTTATGTTCCGCTCTATGCCTGTGCGTTGCCCATCCCGCAACCGGAACCTATCTCGTTTCGGATTCGGAATCGATTTCTTCTCCGGAACTTGTCCGCACTTTAGCCAAGGCCATGGGCCGTCAGGTTCGCCAGTTCGCCGTGCCGGTGCCCTTGATGGAACTGGCAGCCAAGGTCATCAAACGCAAATCGGAATTCCGCCGCCTGACCGGTTCCCTGGAGGTGGATGCGGGCAAGATCCAGCGCGAAATGGGCTGGTCCCCCTCCAAAAGCCTGCACGACGGACTGAATGACATGGTTCGGTGGTACATGGATTCCTGTTCGAACTAA
- a CDS encoding acyl-CoA thioesterase, whose product MKPYDFTLEMAVRDYECDMQGIVNNAVYQNYLEHARHECMKKVGIDFKSYTLMGIYFVVVRAEIDYKSALTSGDAFVVGLNLIKETRLRMVFYQEIHRLSDDKLILKAKITATALNQQGKPEIPKEVDAILKKHFLGAIARQ is encoded by the coding sequence ATGAAACCATACGATTTCACGCTGGAAATGGCCGTGCGGGATTACGAATGCGACATGCAAGGGATCGTGAACAATGCCGTGTACCAGAATTATCTGGAACACGCCCGGCACGAGTGCATGAAAAAGGTGGGCATTGACTTCAAAAGCTACACCTTGATGGGCATCTATTTTGTCGTGGTTCGGGCGGAAATTGACTATAAAAGCGCCCTGACCAGCGGCGATGCCTTTGTCGTCGGCCTGAACCTGATCAAGGAAACACGGCTGCGCATGGTGTTTTACCAAGAGATACATCGCCTCTCGGACGACAAGCTGATCCTCAAGGCCAAGATAACCGCGACCGCTCTGAACCAGCAGGGCAAACCCGAAATTCCCAAGGAAGTGGACGCCATCCTCAAAAAACATTTTTTGGGAGCAATTGCACGGCAGTAG
- a CDS encoding MotA/TolQ/ExbB proton channel family protein has product MPGTNYLQIFLNASLIIQVMYILLAAMSVICWGLAFAKLMQFRRLLKIVAEDTESLQEAKELQTAFLNLTPTPGAVTRKVAQAGYDEYQELRGLSLPQGERTQIILDNLRHTLRDEVGRQAGKSFRPTAFLGVCANAAPLMGLFGTVWGIFHSFQGFGNMSRAANLMVVGQGLGEALGTTIVGLLVAIPATLFYNYFLSRLGELQRNLTYFAQLLLKLIKADLHQQQVRELQARRTATTLVKSRPAGDS; this is encoded by the coding sequence ATGCCCGGCACGAATTACCTGCAGATATTTCTCAACGCATCACTCATTATTCAGGTAATGTACATCCTTCTGGCGGCCATGTCCGTGATCTGCTGGGGGTTGGCGTTTGCCAAATTGATGCAGTTCCGGCGGTTGCTCAAGATTGTTGCCGAAGATACGGAGTCACTGCAAGAGGCCAAGGAGCTCCAGACCGCATTTCTGAATCTGACCCCCACTCCCGGCGCCGTCACCCGAAAGGTCGCGCAAGCCGGGTATGACGAGTACCAGGAACTGCGGGGTCTGAGTCTGCCGCAAGGGGAACGGACGCAAATCATCCTGGACAACTTGCGGCACACGCTCCGGGATGAGGTGGGACGTCAGGCGGGAAAATCTTTCAGGCCTACCGCGTTTCTGGGCGTCTGCGCCAATGCGGCACCCTTGATGGGCCTGTTCGGGACGGTATGGGGCATATTCCACTCGTTCCAGGGCTTCGGAAACATGAGTCGCGCCGCCAACCTGATGGTCGTGGGGCAGGGGCTGGGCGAAGCTTTGGGTACGACAATTGTCGGCTTGCTGGTGGCCATTCCGGCGACCCTCTTCTACAACTACTTTCTGAGCCGTCTGGGAGAACTGCAACGCAACCTAACCTACTTTGCCCAACTGCTTCTGAAACTCATCAAAGCCGACCTCCATCAACAGCAGGTTCGAGAGCTCCAGGCACGGCGCACGGCGACCACACTCGTGAAAAGCCGCCCGGCTGGAGACTCCTAA
- a CDS encoding SDR family oxidoreductase, with protein MTKQRVLVTGATGYIGGRLIKNLLERGHAVTATARSLDKLSCRPWAGHELVRLVKSDVLDQASLEQAMQDCTAAYYLVHSMQPGTLDYADKDRTAAANMARAAERQGLERIIYLGGLGDKDDKELSKHLRSRLEVANVLSQGRVPVTFFRAAQIIGAGSASFEILRFLTERLPVMITPRWVHTECQPIAVSNVIEYLAGCLDHPRTTGQTYDIGGPDILTYKQMFELYAQVAGLPRRILIPVPWLTPYLSSLWINFVTPIPTALAKPLVLGLRNRVVCSENRIREIIPQELLTCRQAINVALQKVQQLDVETCWSDAGFKPPPEWLDCGDAPYAGGTLHGLSYHIDIAASPEEVWPVVCALGGETGWYYGDYLWRLRGFMDRMVGGVGLRRGRRHPTELRVGDALDFWRVLQLEPERRLRLLAEMKVPGEALLDIELRPAGTAGERTELIQRSRFLPHGLWGLAYWYGTYPLHVLIFKGMLRKIAHQTGRPAGPAKLMDEKPTTSCALPR; from the coding sequence ATGACGAAGCAGCGTGTACTGGTCACCGGAGCAACGGGGTATATCGGTGGTCGACTAATCAAGAATCTTCTGGAACGGGGGCATGCCGTCACGGCCACGGCTCGTTCACTGGACAAGCTGAGTTGTCGACCCTGGGCCGGTCATGAGCTGGTTCGTCTGGTCAAGAGCGACGTCCTGGATCAGGCTTCCCTGGAACAGGCCATGCAGGATTGCACAGCGGCCTATTATCTCGTGCATTCCATGCAGCCGGGAACCCTGGATTATGCCGACAAGGACAGGACGGCCGCGGCGAACATGGCGCGAGCCGCGGAACGCCAGGGGCTGGAACGGATCATCTATCTGGGCGGGCTGGGCGACAAGGACGACAAGGAATTGAGCAAGCATCTGCGTTCCCGGCTTGAAGTGGCCAATGTCCTCAGCCAGGGCCGGGTTCCGGTAACCTTCTTCCGCGCGGCCCAGATCATCGGCGCGGGTAGCGCATCCTTCGAGATTCTCCGCTTTCTGACCGAACGTCTGCCGGTGATGATCACGCCGCGCTGGGTGCATACCGAATGTCAGCCCATCGCGGTCTCCAATGTCATCGAATATCTCGCGGGTTGCCTGGATCATCCACGCACGACCGGACAAACCTACGACATCGGAGGTCCGGACATCCTGACCTACAAGCAGATGTTCGAGCTCTACGCCCAGGTTGCCGGCCTGCCCAGACGAATCCTGATTCCGGTACCCTGGCTGACCCCGTACCTTTCATCCTTGTGGATCAACTTTGTTACGCCGATACCCACGGCCCTGGCCAAGCCCCTTGTCCTGGGGCTGCGCAACCGCGTGGTCTGTTCCGAAAATCGCATCCGGGAGATCATTCCCCAGGAACTTCTGACATGCAGGCAGGCCATCAACGTCGCTTTGCAAAAGGTGCAACAGCTGGACGTGGAAACCTGCTGGAGCGACGCCGGATTTAAGCCGCCTCCGGAATGGCTGGACTGCGGGGACGCGCCGTATGCCGGCGGAACGTTGCACGGCCTTTCCTATCACATCGATATCGCTGCCAGTCCCGAAGAAGTTTGGCCCGTGGTCTGCGCGCTGGGTGGAGAGACCGGCTGGTATTACGGCGACTACCTGTGGCGCCTGCGCGGATTCATGGACCGGATGGTCGGCGGCGTGGGGCTGCGCCGGGGCAGACGCCATCCCACTGAACTCCGGGTCGGCGACGCCCTGGATTTCTGGCGGGTGCTGCAACTGGAGCCGGAACGCCGGCTGCGTCTGCTGGCGGAAATGAAAGTTCCCGGTGAAGCGCTTCTGGACATTGAACTGCGTCCGGCAGGAACTGCCGGAGAACGGACAGAACTCATCCAGCGCTCGCGTTTTTTGCCCCATGGGCTATGGGGACTGGCCTACTGGTATGGAACATACCCTCTGCATGTCCTTATCTTCAAAGGCATGCTTCGTAAAATCGCTCACCAAACGGGTCGTCCGGCAGGCCCCGCAAAACTCATGGACGAGAAACCCACGACAAGCTGCGCCTTGCCCAGATAG
- a CDS encoding replication-associated recombination protein A — protein MTYRQPLAAAIRPTILDDFVGQDHLRDRLQALFQAKRMPSLLLFGPPGCGKSTLALLLATSRDQAYLRLSAPEVGLANLRKKLENVEILVLDELHRFSKAQQDFFLPILESGEITLLATTTENPSFSVTKQLLSRMHVLRLRPLGRRELAVLAKRGAQSLGVDIPDASLEILAGLSNGDARTLFNLLELTAELPPEKWPADKLRQALPEVVMRGDRDGDSHYELASALIKSIRGSDPDAALYYLACLLEGGEDPRFICRRLILSASEDVGLADPQALSLTVSCQQAVEFVGMPEGFIPLAETVVYLALAPKSNATYAAYLVAQKEIRTHGAHPVPMHLRNASTALQKEWGYGRGYKYPHAYPDGWVEQDYLPPEVQLRFYEPKLQGQEPRLNAWLAKFRKKRKPG, from the coding sequence ATGACGTATCGTCAGCCATTGGCCGCGGCCATTCGGCCCACCATTCTCGATGACTTTGTCGGTCAGGACCATCTTCGCGACCGACTGCAGGCCCTGTTTCAGGCCAAAAGAATGCCGAGCCTGCTGCTGTTCGGCCCCCCGGGCTGCGGCAAATCTACCTTGGCCCTGCTCTTGGCGACATCGCGCGACCAGGCGTATCTGCGCCTGAGCGCGCCGGAAGTAGGGCTGGCGAATCTGCGCAAAAAGCTGGAAAACGTGGAAATTCTAGTCCTGGATGAATTACACCGCTTCTCCAAGGCCCAGCAGGATTTCTTTTTGCCCATCCTGGAAAGCGGAGAAATCACCCTCTTGGCAACGACCACGGAAAATCCCTCTTTCAGCGTAACCAAGCAACTGCTTTCCCGGATGCACGTCCTGCGCCTGCGTCCACTCGGACGTCGGGAGTTGGCCGTGCTGGCCAAACGCGGAGCCCAAAGCCTTGGGGTCGACATTCCTGACGCCAGCCTGGAGATTCTGGCCGGTTTGTCCAACGGTGATGCCAGAACGCTGTTCAATCTGTTGGAGTTGACGGCGGAACTGCCGCCGGAAAAATGGCCGGCGGACAAGCTGCGTCAGGCCCTGCCGGAAGTGGTGATGCGCGGAGACCGGGACGGCGATTCCCATTATGAACTCGCCTCGGCACTGATCAAGTCCATCCGGGGCAGCGATCCGGATGCGGCATTGTACTACCTCGCCTGTCTTCTGGAAGGCGGCGAAGATCCCCGCTTCATTTGTCGCCGCCTGATTCTGTCCGCGTCCGAGGATGTCGGGCTGGCCGATCCCCAGGCCCTGTCCCTGACCGTCTCCTGCCAGCAGGCCGTGGAGTTCGTGGGCATGCCTGAAGGTTTCATTCCCCTGGCCGAGACCGTGGTCTATCTGGCCCTGGCTCCCAAGAGCAACGCCACCTACGCGGCCTATCTGGTCGCCCAGAAGGAAATCCGCACCCACGGCGCCCATCCCGTGCCCATGCACCTGCGCAACGCCTCCACGGCCTTGCAGAAGGAATGGGGGTACGGTCGCGGCTACAAGTATCCGCATGCCTATCCGGACGGATGGGTGGAACAGGACTATCTGCCTCCGGAAGTTCAGCTCCGATTCTACGAACCGAAACTCCAGGGCCAGGAGCCGCGCCTCAACGCCTGGCTGGCCAAATTCCGCAAAAAGCGCAAGCCTGGTTGA